One segment of Primulina tabacum isolate GXHZ01 chromosome 6, ASM2559414v2, whole genome shotgun sequence DNA contains the following:
- the LOC142549933 gene encoding uncharacterized protein LOC142549933 codes for MGAVTSSMAAKFAFFPPNPPSYAVKVEEATGKLRMTEVAEKENVDVVKVKTKRGTEIVAVYVKNPTAKLTLLYSHGNAADLGQMYDLFSELSIHLRVNLMGYDYSGYGQSTGKPSEQNTYADIEAAYECLQETYGAKEEDIILYGQSVGSGPTLDLASRLSRLRAVVLHSAILSGLRVMYPVKRTYWFDIYKNIDKIPLVQCPVLLIHGMADDVVDCSHGKQLWELCKDKYEPLWVKGGNHCDLELYPEYIKHLKKFISAIEKSGLTRNGSLSSMDQLDIGRNSTDCRPRPSLDQREKSKSSIDHRDNPRVSIDRREKSRASTDKRERSRKSVDYSEKPNNNTEQPERARNSIDRFGEMMKSAVLCNIDCFKPVGTKV; via the exons ATGGGGGCTGTAACGTCGTCGATGGCGGCGAAGTTTGCGTTTTTTCCGCCGAATCCACCGTCGTATGCGGTGAAGGTGGAGGAGGCGACGGGGAAGCTGCGGATGACGGAGGTGGCGGAGAAGGAAAACGTCGACGTCGTGAAAGTTAAGACGAAGAGGGGGACAGAGATTGTGGCGGTTTATGTGAAGAACCCGACAGCGAAGCTCACGTTGCTGTACTCTCATGGAAACGCCGCTGATCTAGGGCAGATGTATGACCTTTTTAGTGAGCTCAGCATTCACCTCCGAGTCAATTTGATGGG GTATGACTATTCAGGGTATGGACAGTCCACCGGGAAG CCCAGTGAGCAAAACACTTATGCAGACATAGAAGCAGCGTATGAATGCCTTCAAGAAACTTATGGGGCGAAAGAAGAGGATATAATATTGTACGGACAGTCTGTTGGCAGTGGACCGACTTTAGATTTGGCATCTCGTTTGTCTAGATTAAGAGCTGTCGTACTTCACAGCGCCATCCTCTCTGGACTACGAGTTATGTATCCCGTGAAGCGAACATATTGGTTTGACATTTATAAG AATATCGACAAAATCCCATTAGTCCAGTGTCCAGTATTGCTTATTCAT GGTATGGCAGATGATGTAGTAGATTGCTCCCATGGTAAACAGCTATGGGAGCTTTGTAAAGACAAGTACGAGCCTTTATGGGTTAAAGGTGGCAATCATTGTGACCTTGAGCTCTACCCAGAATATATCAAGCATTTGAAGAAGTTCATCTCAGCTATTGAGAAATCTGGACTTACGAGAAACGGATCCTTATCATCTATGGATCAGCTGGACATTGGTCGAAACAGCACAGATTGCAGGCCAAGACCAAGCTTAGATCAGAGAGAGAAGTCGAAATCAAGCATAGACCACAGAGATAATCCTCGAGTGAGCATAGATCGAAGAGAAAAATCTAGAGCCAGCACTGATAAGAGAGAAAGATCTCGAAAAAGTGTGGATTATTCCGAGAAACCGAATAATAACACAGAACAGCCAGAGAGAGCACGCAACAGCATAGACCG CTTTGGAGAAATGATGAAATCGGCTGTTTTGTGTAATATCGACTGTTTCAAGCCTGTGGGAACTAAGGTTTGA
- the LOC142549934 gene encoding O-fucosyltransferase 27-like: MRWVSPAKGGGEKGVFFKSKLKWVGLIGLVLSAVSLFAHFLLARYTYGFAASEYQSSITIFSWRPIFENADLPSDTAFYRRLWGPVRPLDSIHPYANPRGHYVAPVTSNGFIFVRIQGGFHEIRNSICDVVVVARLLNATLVIPEIQSTTSSKGISTQFKSFAYLYNEDQFVVALAEDVKVVKTLPKELKGARRKKKIPSFKLSKSASPYFYLQKVLPVLNMHSVVELVVPDGGCLQMVLPPHLEEYQRLRCRVAYHALRFREEVQELATKILYRLRASGRPFIAYDPGMTRDALAYHGCAELFQDVHTELIQHKRAWMLKRGIVRGNLTVDSAAQFRNGLCPLMPEEVGILLRAYGYSWDTVIYVSGGEVFGGQKKLIPFHAMFENVVDRTSLSVPWELNKMYGQEANLVDKTPKSSSPPVKVERKSDWKISGPRPRPLPPPPARPKYPYNIEGWWGWVSESDNEPEITVMELRTNAHKLLWEAIDYNICLEADVFVAGFDRDGKGNPNFASLVMGHRLYQFAASKTLRFDRKGTTKLLDEIRDHFYQANHTWITSVRRHMRRNLIDGLIEESTRSKTLSFLSFPIPECSCLRNNPAEVSSHASSPSARSQLHDALGAMHHCPSWMDGDAASRSMDKEDDEYLEKDDSDSPATGPLFRQSGGGESPDGGAEVSSKEDTQIEDQEELEGGER; this comes from the exons ATGAGGTGGGTTTCACCCGCCAAAGGCGGCGGCGAGAAGGGAGTGTTTTTCaagtccaagctgaagtgggtcGGGCTTATTGGCCTTGTCCTTTCTGCTGTCTCACTCTTCGCACATTTTCTTCTCGCGAGATACACTTACGGGTTTGCTGCTTCCGAGTACCAGTCTTCTATCACCATCTTTTCTTGGCGGCCCATCTTCGAGAATGCAGATCTTCCCAGCGAT ACTGCATTTTATAGAAGACTTTGGGGTCCAGTCAGGCCTCTTGATTCAATACATCCTTATGCTAATCCAAGAGGACACTATGTAG CTCCTGTCACTAGCAATGGATTTATATTTGTGAGGATACAAGGTGGTTTTCACGAAATCAGAAACTCC ATTTGTGATGTTGTTGTTGTTGCTCGGCTTCTGAATGCCACTCTAGTTATTCCTGAGATTCAATCCACTACTAGTAGCAAGGGAATCAG CACGCAGTTTAAGAGTTTCGCTTACCTCTATAACGAGGATCAGTTTGTGGTGGCTCTAGCAGAGGACGTCAAAGTCGTCAAAACACTACCAAAGGAACTTAAAGGCgcaagaagaaagaaaaagatCCCATCTTTCAAACTCTCCAAGTCAGCATCTCCATATTTCTATCTCCAAAAAGTTCTTCCAGTGTTGAATATGCACTCAGTTGTCGAGCTCGTTGTACCGGATGGTGGGTGTTTGCAG ATGGTGCTTCCTCCACATTTAGAAGAATATCAAAGGCTGAGATGTAGGGTTGCGTATCATGCTCTAAGGTTCAGAGAGGAGGTCCAGGAACTTGCCACAAAGATTCTGTACCGGTTGCGAGCTTCTGGGCGTCCGTTTATAGCCTATGATCCGGGGATGACGAGGGATGCTCTAGCATATCATGGCTGTGCTGAGCTCTTTCAG GATGTGCATACTGAACTTATCCAACATAAGCGAGCCTGGATGCTAAAGCGGGGAATTGTCAGAGGGAACCTTACAGTAGATTCAGCTGCGCAGTTTCGTAATGGTCTATGTCCACTTATGCCTGAGGAG gttGGTATTCTTCTTAGAGCTTATGGATACTCGTGGGATACAGTAATCTATGTTTCTGGTGGCGAGGTCTTTGGTGGACAGAAGAAACTGATTCCCTTTCACGCAATGTTTGAAAATGTTGTTGACAGGACTTCCTTGAGCGTGCCATGGGAGTTAAATAAAATGTATGGCCAGGAAGCTAATCTTGTGGACAAAACTCCCAAGTCTTCATCACCCCCAGTGAAAGTCGAACGGAAATCTGACTGGAAAATTTCTGGGCCCCGGCCACGTCCACTCCCACCACCACCGGCTCGACCGAAATATCCTTACAACATTGAAGGTTGGTGGGGTTGGGTATCTGAGAGCGATAATGAGCCGGAGATTACGGTTATGGAGTTGAGAACGAATGCACATAAATTGTTATGGGAGGCGATAGACTACAATATCTGTCTAGAAGCAGATGTGTTTGTTGCAGGATTTGATCGTGATGGTAAAGGAAACCCAAATTTTGCTAGCTTGGTTATGGGGCACAGGCTATATCAGTTTGCTGCCTCCAAAACTTTACGGTTTGACAG GAAAGGAACCACGAAGCTTTTAGATGAGATCCGGGACCATTTCTACCAAGCCAACCACACCTGGATAACATCAGTACGAAGACATATGAGGAGAAATTTAATCGATGGGCTCATTGAGGAATCCACTAGATCAAAAACCTTATCTTTTTTGTCCTTTCCCATTCCTGAGTGCTCGTGCTTGAGAAACAACCCAGCTGAAGTGTCTTCCCATGCTTCAAGCCCTTCAGCTCGTTCGCAGCTACATGATGCTCTTGGAGCTATGCACCATTGTCCATCCTGGATGGATGGAGATGCAGCTTCTCGGTCGATGGACAAGGAAGATGATGAATATCTGGAAAAAGATGACTCTGATTCTCCCGCTACTGGGCCTCTTTTCCGGCAGAGTGGCGGTGGTGAAAGTCCTGACGGAGGAGCAGAAGTAAGCAGCAAAGAAGATACACAGATTGAGGATCAAGAGGAACTAGAAGGCGGAGAAAGGTGA